Proteins found in one Chlamydia sp. 04-14 genomic segment:
- the radA gene encoding DNA repair protein RadA, with protein MTTKIKTQWTCNECGTNTPKWLGQCPGCLQWNTFIEGLASPSQNGRRSRSQATAVSLNTVELREEERLCIGEPGWDRILGGGAVRGSLTLLGGDPGIGKSTLLLQTSAKFANRGLKVLYVCGEESVTQTSLRARRLKISNANIYLFPETNLDDIKQQITTLNPDILIIDSIQIVFNPALHSSPGSVAQVREVTSELMHIAKQSQITTFVIGHVTKSGEIAGPRVLEHLVDTVLYFEGNSHANYRMIRSVKNRFGPTNELLILSMHTDGLKEVTNPSGLFLQEKITETTGSVIIPIIEGSETLLIEMQALASSSPFANPIRKTSGFDQNRFLLLLAVLEKRAQIKFHTADVFLSIAGGLKITEPAADLGAGLAVVSSLYNRLSPQNYTFTGEIGLGGEIRHVTHLERRLKESKLMGFEGAVIPEGQISGLSSEIKDHLDIRGVKTIKDAIQLLH; from the coding sequence ATGACTACGAAGATAAAAACACAATGGACTTGTAATGAATGCGGAACCAATACGCCAAAATGGTTAGGTCAATGTCCGGGATGCCTGCAATGGAATACATTTATTGAAGGACTTGCCTCCCCTTCTCAAAATGGAAGACGTTCTCGATCGCAAGCAACCGCAGTATCTTTGAATACTGTAGAGCTTCGCGAGGAAGAACGTTTATGCATAGGAGAGCCCGGATGGGATCGAATTTTAGGTGGTGGCGCTGTTCGTGGTAGTCTTACCCTATTAGGTGGCGATCCGGGAATTGGAAAATCCACTTTACTTTTACAAACATCAGCGAAATTTGCTAATCGAGGCCTTAAAGTCCTCTATGTTTGCGGAGAGGAATCTGTAACGCAAACCTCTTTAAGAGCACGGCGTTTAAAAATTTCCAATGCAAATATCTACCTATTCCCCGAAACAAATCTCGATGATATTAAACAACAAATAACAACACTAAACCCCGATATTTTAATTATCGACTCTATCCAAATTGTATTTAATCCCGCGCTGCATTCTTCTCCAGGATCTGTAGCTCAAGTACGAGAAGTAACTTCTGAGCTTATGCATATTGCTAAACAATCACAAATCACAACTTTTGTTATAGGTCATGTAACAAAATCTGGAGAAATTGCTGGACCTAGAGTCTTAGAACACCTTGTAGACACCGTTTTATATTTTGAAGGTAATTCACACGCTAATTATCGTATGATACGTTCTGTGAAAAACCGTTTTGGTCCTACGAATGAATTACTTATTTTATCCATGCATACTGACGGATTAAAAGAAGTTACTAACCCCTCTGGTCTCTTTTTACAAGAAAAAATTACAGAAACCACGGGCTCTGTAATTATTCCTATTATTGAAGGATCTGAAACGCTTCTTATCGAAATGCAAGCTTTGGCATCATCTTCTCCATTTGCAAATCCGATTAGAAAAACCTCAGGATTTGATCAGAACCGATTTTTACTACTCTTAGCTGTTCTAGAAAAGCGCGCTCAAATAAAATTCCATACTGCTGATGTTTTTCTATCCATAGCTGGAGGATTAAAAATCACAGAGCCTGCTGCAGATTTAGGAGCAGGACTCGCAGTAGTGTCGTCACTTTATAATCGCCTCTCTCCTCAAAACTATACATTTACTGGAGAAATAGGTCTGGGAGGTGAAATTCGTCACGTCACTCATTTAGAAAGACGTCTTAAAGAAAGTAAACTCATGGGTTTTGAAGGCGCGGTGATTCCAGAAGGACAAATTTCGGGATTATCTTCTGAAATTAAAGATCATTTAGATATTCGAGGAGTGAAAACTATAAAAGATGCTATCCAACTGTTACACTGA
- a CDS encoding hydroxymethylbilane synthase translates to MLSNCYTDPFLSDFCVGRRPLRIASRRSTLAQAQVHECVRLLHSWFPKLWIQIHTVNTRGDKDKTTPLRLVENSQFFTDAVDKLVLRGNCHLAVHSAKDLPDPSTTSVVAITKGLDPSDLLVYGERYLWKRFPKNPRLGSSSLRRGEMLKTLFPKGQILDIRGTIEERLEQLESGKYDAIVVAKAAVIRLHLNLPYTKVLPPPYHPLQGRLSITAAKNIEAWKKFLLPLNTSNIAQDKHLISI, encoded by the coding sequence ATGCTATCCAACTGTTACACTGATCCTTTTCTTTCTGATTTTTGCGTGGGACGACGTCCCTTACGCATAGCTTCTCGAAGATCTACCTTAGCACAAGCTCAGGTACACGAATGTGTTCGTCTTCTGCATTCATGGTTTCCTAAACTTTGGATTCAGATACACACAGTAAATACTCGTGGAGATAAAGACAAAACTACTCCTCTGCGTCTTGTAGAAAATTCACAATTTTTCACAGATGCTGTCGATAAGCTTGTTCTCCGAGGTAACTGTCATCTTGCCGTACATTCCGCTAAAGATCTACCTGATCCATCGACAACCTCCGTTGTAGCAATAACAAAAGGTTTAGATCCCTCAGACCTCTTAGTGTATGGCGAACGTTATCTTTGGAAACGTTTCCCTAAAAACCCTAGACTCGGGAGCTCTTCTTTGCGTCGGGGAGAAATGCTAAAAACTCTATTTCCTAAAGGACAGATTCTGGATATTCGAGGTACAATAGAAGAGAGACTCGAACAGCTAGAAAGCGGAAAATATGACGCCATTGTTGTTGCTAAAGCTGCTGTTATTAGACTACACCTGAATTTACCTTACACTAAAGTACTTCCTCCTCCTTACCACCCTCTTCAAGGACGTTTAAGCATTACCGCAGCAAAAAATATCGAAGCCTGGAAAAAATTTTTACTCCCATTAAATACTTCAAACATTGCTCAAGACAAACATTTAATCTCTATTTAA
- a CDS encoding HDIG domain-containing metalloprotein: MIKQMEDRRQTYRSCTTAEIDRPWSRYLLYFGITGIFGLTLFSFIYLRVLHIPVYKEGDIAQVSLSSPIDFSISWNVHAFYSKTAEVPEVFGKVYRISENTCFEEPEEEETRQWLKKTQDFLGAVGFIDNSTETCLQDLHLRPSALKERDRLLGIHVSADSREVIHQCVAHVDNFLKSENCPASCRLHIIDNLKEKFLDIAVDKEKSGYVKGDLLGTRRLEHFPKGSSIIRQYQRISARDAKILRCLRHQLVSSTTLFSCRGALGVLLLVLVILVWGYRSLVTFCPELLMSPKRFMLYIAIFSLSLIGVKITETLCALGPQSWEIYLSYPLILPFTAILLGHLVGIPLAGASCTFLGVLYTLESDIWNNSWFLAMNLLSSWRILFTLSRVTRLSSLFWCCMKLWWVSTAILTGFRLFFGAASITAFRADCLGSFVYSLITALGVGALIPVFESSFGACTHNHLLAYLDSDYPLLKRLFEQAPGTYQHSVLVGILAESAANAIHADGLFCRVVAQYHDIGKLINPGFFLENHQMLGTSKSNLSPIESAKMIMRHIPEGVELARKAGLPDSFIRVIEEHHGTSVILSPYHRHLQNNPNTGASDEELFRYPGRKPSSKESTIIMIADSFEAAARSLEGTSMVALRDLVDKIVSGKMHDGQFADSPITLDELTTICETMVKTLYSALHSRAKYPEMALKPCV, from the coding sequence ATGATCAAGCAAATGGAAGACCGTAGGCAAACTTACCGTAGCTGTACTACTGCTGAAATAGATCGGCCGTGGTCAAGGTATCTTTTATATTTTGGTATTACGGGTATCTTTGGTTTAACGTTATTCTCCTTTATCTATCTTAGAGTTCTTCATATTCCTGTGTATAAGGAAGGGGATATTGCTCAAGTATCTTTAAGTTCTCCTATCGATTTTTCTATAAGTTGGAATGTGCATGCATTCTATAGTAAGACCGCTGAAGTTCCTGAAGTATTCGGAAAAGTCTATCGTATTTCTGAAAACACTTGTTTTGAAGAACCTGAAGAAGAAGAAACACGACAGTGGTTAAAAAAAACTCAAGACTTTCTTGGTGCTGTAGGATTTATAGACAACTCCACTGAAACCTGTCTTCAAGATCTCCATTTACGTCCCTCCGCTCTAAAAGAAAGAGATCGTTTGCTAGGCATTCATGTAAGTGCTGATTCTAGAGAAGTTATACATCAATGTGTTGCACATGTGGACAATTTCTTAAAGTCTGAAAATTGTCCGGCATCTTGCAGATTGCATATTATAGATAATCTAAAAGAAAAGTTTTTAGATATCGCTGTGGATAAGGAAAAATCGGGTTATGTTAAAGGAGATTTACTTGGCACACGGCGATTAGAGCATTTTCCTAAGGGTAGCTCTATTATAAGGCAGTATCAAAGGATTAGTGCGAGAGATGCGAAAATCCTTCGCTGCTTACGTCACCAACTGGTCTCCTCAACAACGCTATTTTCTTGCCGGGGAGCTTTAGGAGTTCTTCTTTTGGTGTTGGTTATTTTAGTTTGGGGCTACCGTTCTTTGGTAACGTTTTGTCCTGAGTTATTGATGTCTCCAAAACGTTTTATGCTCTATATTGCTATCTTTTCCCTGTCATTGATCGGGGTAAAGATTACCGAGACTCTTTGTGCGTTAGGTCCTCAAAGCTGGGAAATTTATCTTTCTTATCCGCTGATTCTTCCTTTTACAGCTATTCTCCTAGGCCATCTTGTGGGCATTCCTCTTGCAGGAGCCTCCTGCACATTTTTAGGGGTTCTCTATACTTTAGAATCAGATATCTGGAATAATAGTTGGTTTCTTGCCATGAACTTATTAAGTTCATGGAGGATTTTATTCACATTGAGCCGAGTAACGCGTCTATCTTCACTGTTTTGGTGTTGTATGAAGTTATGGTGGGTATCTACAGCAATTTTAACAGGATTCCGTTTGTTTTTTGGCGCCGCATCTATAACAGCTTTCCGTGCTGATTGCTTAGGAAGCTTTGTTTATAGCTTGATTACTGCTTTAGGTGTTGGAGCTTTAATTCCTGTATTTGAATCCTCTTTTGGTGCCTGCACTCATAACCATTTATTAGCTTATTTAGATTCTGACTATCCTTTATTAAAGAGACTCTTCGAACAAGCTCCTGGCACTTACCAGCATTCAGTGTTGGTGGGTATTCTTGCAGAATCTGCGGCTAATGCTATCCATGCCGACGGGCTTTTCTGTCGTGTTGTGGCGCAATATCATGATATTGGTAAGTTAATTAATCCGGGATTTTTCCTTGAAAATCATCAGATGTTGGGAACATCAAAAAGTAATCTTTCTCCGATAGAGAGTGCGAAAATGATTATGCGGCATATTCCTGAGGGAGTAGAGCTAGCAAGAAAAGCAGGTCTTCCCGATTCTTTTATTCGTGTCATTGAAGAACATCACGGCACCTCAGTTATTCTTTCTCCCTATCATCGTCATTTACAAAATAATCCTAATACAGGAGCCTCAGACGAGGAACTTTTCCGTTATCCTGGAAGAAAACCCTCTTCTAAGGAATCTACAATTATTATGATTGCAGATTCATTTGAAGCAGCAGCACGTTCTTTAGAGGGAACAAGTATGGTAGCCTTACGAGATCTTGTAGATAAGATTGTCTCGGGGAAAATGCATGATGGACAATTTGCAGATTCCCCAATAACTTTGGACGAGCTTACGACCATCTGTGAGACCATGGTTAAAACACTCTATAGCGCTTTGCATTCTCGTGCCAAGTATCCTGAAATGGCTTTAAAGCCCTGTGTTTAA
- the dnaX gene encoding DNA polymerase III subunit gamma/tau has product MTSTTYQVSSRKYRPQTFSEILGQDAVVTVLKNALQFQRVAHAYLFSGIRGTGKTTLARIFAKALNCIEPTPNNEPCNHCCVCKEISSGTSLDVIEIDGASHRGIEDIRQINETVLFTPAKSQYKIYIIDEVHMLTKEAFNSLLKTLEEPPSHVKFFLATTENYKIPGTILSRCQKMLLKRIPETMIVDKLVSISKENSIEASREALLPIARAAQGSLRDAESLYDYVIGLFPKSLSPESVSDALGVVSQDTLCTLAECIRTQKYAEALLPVTTAINSGVAPITFLHDLTVFYRDVLLDKDQVGSPLSATAMHYSSECLLEIIDFLGEAAKHLQQTIFEKTFLETVIIHLIRICQRPSLETLFSQLKTSTFDTPRNIPQQQEPPKPIIQPQKHYEEQSFLSPSSKSPVLKEPSYQKETSPSLVGSATIDTLLQFAVVEFSGILTKE; this is encoded by the coding sequence ATGACATCTACAACATATCAAGTTTCTTCTAGAAAGTACCGTCCGCAAACATTTTCCGAAATTCTCGGACAAGATGCTGTAGTTACTGTTTTAAAAAATGCCTTACAATTTCAACGTGTAGCGCATGCTTATTTATTTTCAGGAATTCGCGGAACTGGGAAGACAACCCTAGCAAGAATTTTTGCTAAAGCACTGAATTGTATAGAACCAACTCCCAATAATGAACCTTGCAATCACTGTTGTGTCTGCAAAGAAATTTCTTCAGGAACCTCCCTAGATGTTATAGAAATTGATGGTGCTTCCCACAGGGGTATCGAAGATATTCGTCAGATCAACGAAACCGTCCTCTTCACACCAGCAAAATCGCAATACAAAATCTATATCATCGATGAAGTGCATATGCTGACAAAAGAGGCCTTTAATTCCCTGTTGAAGACTCTAGAAGAACCTCCTAGTCATGTAAAATTTTTCTTGGCAACTACAGAAAATTATAAAATCCCCGGAACAATTTTAAGCCGTTGTCAAAAAATGCTCTTAAAAAGAATTCCCGAGACGATGATTGTGGATAAGCTAGTATCCATATCTAAAGAGAATTCTATAGAGGCCTCTAGGGAAGCTCTTCTTCCTATTGCCAGGGCAGCTCAGGGAAGCCTCCGCGATGCAGAATCTCTTTATGATTATGTCATAGGTTTATTTCCTAAATCCTTATCTCCAGAATCTGTATCCGATGCTTTAGGTGTAGTCTCTCAAGATACTCTATGCACTTTGGCAGAATGTATTCGTACGCAGAAATATGCGGAAGCTTTACTACCAGTGACTACGGCAATAAATTCTGGAGTAGCGCCAATAACCTTCCTTCATGATCTCACTGTTTTCTATCGTGATGTACTTCTTGATAAAGATCAGGTAGGTTCCCCTCTATCAGCAACAGCAATGCACTATTCTAGCGAGTGTCTACTAGAAATCATTGACTTTCTTGGAGAGGCGGCGAAACATCTACAACAAACTATCTTCGAAAAAACATTTTTAGAGACTGTAATTATTCATCTAATTCGGATATGCCAACGTCCTTCTTTAGAAACTCTATTTTCTCAACTTAAAACATCAACTTTCGACACCCCTAGAAACATCCCCCAACAGCAAGAACCTCCTAAACCTATTATACAACCTCAAAAGCACTACGAAGAACAAAGTTTCTTATCTCCATCTTCGAAATCTCCCGTTCTCAAAGAACCTTCCTATCAAAAAGAGACTTCCCCTTCTTTAGTAGGATCAGCTACTATAGATACACTTTTACAATTTGCTGTTGTTGAGTTTTCAGGAATTTTAACTAAGGAGTAA
- a CDS encoding YbaB/EbfC family nucleoid-associated protein: MGSGYAKKKKEAKIMEQQFLEMEASLEQKRYEGQAGNGLVSVVINGKCDIVSVKVQPTCLDPEEPEVIEDLFRSAFKEAKEAMDKEMSVMRAGMPF; this comes from the coding sequence ATGGGCAGTGGATATGCCAAAAAGAAAAAAGAAGCAAAAATCATGGAGCAGCAATTCCTGGAAATGGAAGCTTCTCTAGAACAAAAACGCTATGAAGGACAAGCAGGTAATGGACTCGTCTCGGTAGTGATCAATGGCAAATGTGATATTGTTTCTGTAAAAGTACAGCCCACATGTCTTGATCCTGAAGAACCTGAAGTTATTGAAGATCTCTTTCGTTCAGCATTTAAAGAAGCTAAAGAAGCTATGGACAAAGAAATGTCTGTAATGCGTGCAGGGATGCCTTTCTAA
- the ptsP gene encoding phosphoenolpyruvate--protein phosphotransferase, protein MNTPAPSVEQNEEWRVPGMTLVSGVAIGKAFFLGTSPLQIHELTLPQEEVEHEIHRYYKALNRSKSDIVALEQEVQGKQGQQEISSILQAHLEIIKDPILTEEVVNTIRKDRKNAEYVFSSVMGKIEESLTAVQGVSLAVDRVQDIHDISNRVIGHLCCQHKSSLGDANQNIIVFSQELTPSEVASANPSYIRGFVSLVGAPTSHTAIVSRAKNIPYLANFSHENWERIQEYSGKLVLIDGIRGEIIFNPKSKTLENCYKQKSTSYSVKSYPQASPHAIVSSHAASLEELRMLSEFFPQTSIGLFRSEFLAIAEDRLPTEEEQAVVYKSLALFPERVSVLRLFDFGEDKLCPGQDPIQERSIRYLLKNSQMLDDQLRAILTASALGPLKVLIPGTADVIEIIEVKRRLENVRRSFNRDHNVENIIWGSMIEIPSAVLMIDEILQECSFISIGTNDLMQYTLGNNRERVLPYYLDNPLHPSVMRMIRHVVSNAKQHDVYTSICGEAAANLSLTPFFLGLGVQELSVAMPAIVELREKIASLNLSDCVEHTEKLLRARTCEEVQALLA, encoded by the coding sequence ATGAACACGCCCGCGCCTTCTGTAGAACAAAATGAAGAATGGCGAGTTCCTGGAATGACTTTAGTTTCTGGGGTGGCCATAGGGAAGGCTTTTTTCCTGGGAACCTCTCCTTTGCAAATTCATGAACTTACTTTACCTCAAGAAGAGGTAGAACATGAGATACATCGTTACTATAAAGCATTGAATCGTTCCAAATCTGATATTGTTGCCTTAGAACAAGAAGTTCAAGGAAAACAAGGTCAACAAGAGATATCCTCGATACTACAAGCCCATTTAGAGATAATTAAAGACCCTATTTTGACTGAAGAGGTAGTGAATACCATCAGGAAAGATCGTAAGAATGCGGAATATGTCTTTTCTTCTGTTATGGGGAAAATAGAAGAATCTTTAACAGCGGTACAAGGAGTTTCTTTAGCTGTAGATCGTGTTCAAGATATTCATGATATTTCTAATCGTGTGATTGGTCATTTATGTTGTCAGCATAAGAGCTCTTTAGGAGATGCAAATCAGAATATCATCGTTTTTTCGCAAGAGCTTACTCCTTCAGAAGTCGCTAGTGCTAACCCCTCCTATATTCGAGGATTCGTTTCCTTGGTTGGTGCACCGACGTCACATACCGCTATCGTTTCTAGAGCAAAAAATATTCCTTATTTAGCAAATTTTTCTCATGAAAACTGGGAACGCATTCAAGAATATTCCGGTAAGCTTGTGCTTATCGATGGTATTCGTGGCGAGATTATCTTTAATCCTAAATCAAAAACTCTTGAGAATTGTTATAAGCAAAAAAGCACATCTTATAGTGTAAAATCCTATCCACAAGCATCACCACACGCCATAGTGTCTTCTCATGCTGCTAGTCTTGAAGAACTGCGTATGCTTTCAGAATTTTTCCCTCAAACATCTATAGGGCTATTTCGTTCTGAATTCTTAGCGATTGCTGAAGATAGGTTGCCTACGGAAGAAGAACAAGCTGTGGTGTATAAGTCTCTAGCTTTATTTCCAGAGCGTGTGTCTGTTTTGCGTTTATTTGATTTTGGGGAGGATAAGCTTTGCCCTGGTCAAGATCCCATCCAAGAACGTTCAATACGTTACTTATTAAAGAACTCTCAAATGCTCGATGATCAACTTCGTGCTATTTTAACAGCCTCGGCATTAGGTCCTTTAAAGGTTCTAATTCCTGGGACAGCCGATGTCATAGAAATTATAGAAGTGAAACGTCGATTAGAAAATGTACGACGTTCATTTAATAGAGATCATAATGTAGAAAACATTATCTGGGGAAGTATGATAGAAATTCCCTCAGCTGTATTGATGATCGATGAGATTCTTCAAGAGTGCAGTTTTATTTCCATAGGTACTAACGATCTTATGCAATATACCTTAGGAAATAATAGAGAAAGGGTTTTACCTTATTACCTTGATAATCCGCTACATCCTTCGGTAATGCGAATGATTCGCCATGTAGTGTCTAATGCTAAGCAGCATGATGTCTATACATCTATTTGTGGAGAGGCCGCAGCAAATCTGTCTTTAACACCATTTTTCTTGGGATTAGGAGTTCAGGAATTGTCTGTTGCTATGCCGGCTATTGTAGAACTACGAGAGAAAATAGCCTCTTTGAATTTGAGTGATTGTGTAGAACATACGGAGAAATTATTAAGAGCAAGGACCTGTGAAGAAGTTCAGGCCCTATTAGCTTAG
- a CDS encoding HPr family phosphocarrier protein — MEVPVDSQDDDELTCVCIVKNTSGIHVRPAGTIVKLFEGEDCEASFTYAGKTVNAKSIMSILILGAPQNGEIFVRIKGKDASRVLQKVQDAFDSGFGEL, encoded by the coding sequence ATGGAAGTTCCTGTGGATTCTCAAGATGATGATGAACTGACATGTGTATGTATTGTGAAAAATACTTCTGGAATACACGTTCGTCCTGCTGGTACCATTGTTAAGTTGTTTGAGGGTGAAGATTGCGAAGCAAGCTTTACCTATGCTGGGAAAACAGTAAATGCGAAAAGTATAATGAGCATACTCATATTGGGAGCACCACAAAATGGAGAGATTTTTGTGCGTATTAAAGGAAAAGATGCGAGTCGAGTATTGCAGAAAGTGCAGGATGCTTTTGATTCAGGTTTTGGAGAGTTGTAG
- a CDS encoding ComEC/Rec2 family competence protein — protein MLKRFETFSFSALIQTFYSLWIQLIHSCRYFQQQHPLLICALYWLTGTLARPHPLCGILLLLALSLFIPKQQRKQQLFMGICWIIPLITLSGSSSIHKGQSSGNFIIKSGRENRYFGEAVHLQYPCGQKYRHVPCTILIDAHLELNKKYHIQGTTLDHTSQIVFKSNGCYEEIQPTKIACIQHKLRESCHKRILYLFSSGEPGKFASSLLLGTPLPKHLKEIFKNKGLAHLFAISGWHFSLFASALFFIFSVFPSKIKYFLTFIALSGLTLLFPWSPSVWRAWISLALICLSPFSSGYCSSLNRLGLGCILCSLVFSPLSPAFSLSFLATLGILLFFPHLFRFFYSPWKEIVPGYLLPFVRYFWGALSIALASQIFLFFPAVNFFGYFPLDGLIYNLFFPLLILPIFSLILLSLILPFMAPATKFCISWIISHPLLHSHNFLTSLSPAPISQEKLTLILILLFFLGVSLEKTKTGENLSLTNSVSEL, from the coding sequence ATGCTAAAACGTTTTGAAACTTTCTCATTCTCTGCCCTTATTCAAACCTTTTATTCCCTATGGATACAGCTAATTCATTCTTGTCGATACTTTCAACAACAACATCCTCTATTAATCTGCGCACTCTATTGGCTAACGGGAACTCTAGCGCGTCCCCATCCTTTATGCGGGATATTATTACTTCTAGCTCTTTCCCTTTTTATTCCCAAACAACAACGTAAACAACAACTCTTTATGGGAATTTGTTGGATTATACCCCTGATAACTCTATCAGGATCTTCTTCTATTCATAAAGGGCAATCATCGGGAAACTTTATCATTAAATCCGGAAGAGAAAATAGATATTTTGGAGAAGCTGTTCACCTACAATATCCCTGCGGGCAAAAATACCGTCATGTTCCTTGTACTATTCTTATAGATGCACATTTAGAACTAAATAAAAAATACCACATTCAAGGAACGACGTTAGATCATACATCCCAAATTGTTTTTAAGTCTAATGGTTGCTATGAAGAAATACAGCCAACAAAGATAGCATGCATTCAACATAAATTACGAGAATCATGTCATAAACGTATTTTATATCTATTTTCTTCTGGGGAACCAGGAAAATTCGCCTCTAGCCTTCTTCTTGGCACTCCCTTACCAAAACATCTAAAAGAAATTTTCAAAAATAAAGGCTTGGCTCACTTATTTGCTATTTCCGGATGGCATTTTTCCTTATTTGCCTCAGCTCTGTTTTTCATTTTTAGCGTATTCCCATCAAAAATAAAATATTTCCTTACTTTCATTGCACTTTCAGGATTAACTCTTTTGTTTCCCTGGTCTCCTTCGGTATGGAGAGCGTGGATTTCCCTAGCACTAATTTGTCTTTCTCCTTTTTCTTCAGGATATTGCTCTAGTCTGAATCGTTTAGGGCTCGGATGTATTTTGTGTTCTCTAGTATTCTCCCCGCTATCTCCAGCTTTTTCTCTAAGTTTTTTAGCTACTTTGGGTATTTTACTTTTTTTCCCTCATCTATTTCGCTTTTTCTATTCACCCTGGAAAGAAATAGTCCCAGGGTATTTACTTCCCTTTGTTCGCTATTTCTGGGGAGCTCTATCTATAGCACTAGCCTCACAGATCTTTCTCTTTTTCCCTGCTGTGAATTTCTTCGGGTATTTTCCATTAGATGGTCTCATCTACAATCTCTTTTTCCCCTTGCTTATCCTTCCGATTTTCTCTCTAATTCTTCTATCTTTGATTCTCCCCTTTATGGCTCCTGCAACAAAATTTTGCATTTCTTGGATAATCTCACACCCTCTTCTTCATAGTCATAACTTTCTGACATCCCTATCCCCCGCCCCTATATCTCAAGAAAAACTTACCCTAATTCTCATTCTTCTATTTTTTCTTGGCGTTAGCTTAGAAAAAACAAAAACAGGAGAAAATCTCTCCCTAACCAACTCTGTCTCTGAACTATAG